Part of the Pseudarthrobacter sp. L1SW genome, TAGTAGGCGCGCGACTTGACCGTTCCGCTGGGGATGTTGAGCTGGACTGCGGCCTCGTTGACAGTGAAGCGCCGGTAATGCAGGGCCACCAGGACGTCCCGGTGTTCCTTGCTGAGCCGGACCAGGGCTTCCTCGACCAGCACCCGGTTGAGGAGCTCGTCCACTCTTTCCATAACGGCGGCCGGCTCGGTAACGTCGCCCTCCAGCATTTCGGCGGGGCGGCGCTGCGCCCTGCGGTAGTTGTCGATCATAATGTTCCGGGCGGTCCGGTACAGGTAGCTGCGCAGGCTTCCGGTGATCTCGGGCGTTTGCTGCCAGACGCGCAGCACGGTTTCCTGGACCACATCCTCGGCGAGCTGCGGATCCCGGGAAACCCCCAGCACAAAGCGGCGCAGGGCGGGGCCGTGGTCGCGGTAGATGGACTTCACCACGTCCT contains:
- a CDS encoding sigma-70 family RNA polymerase sigma factor, with protein sequence MPLDEDVVKSIYRDHGPALRRFVLGVSRDPQLAEDVVQETVLRVWQQTPEITGSLRSYLYRTARNIMIDNYRRAQRRPAEMLEGDVTEPAAVMERVDELLNRVLVEEALVRLSKEHRDVLVALHYRRFTVNEAAVQLNIPSGTVKSRAYYAVRALRTILDEMGVER